One window of the Pseudofrankia sp. DC12 genome contains the following:
- a CDS encoding glycine--tRNA ligase, which produces MQDALARLAAYWSEQGCLVVQPMNTEVGAGTLNPATALRVLGPEPWKVAYVEPSVRPDDARYGENPNRLQTHTQYQVILKPEPGNPQELYLGSLIALGVDIEAHDVRFVEDNWASPALGAWGLGWEVWLDGLEITQFTYFQQAGGQPLDPPSVEITYGMERILMALQGVRHFKDIRYAPGFASGEGAPGLSYGELFGQAEYEMSRYYLDDADVAATRGLLDTFAAEAERLVEAGLPVPAHIHVLKMSHAFNVLDARGAVSTAERAVEFARMRRLSGAVAQLWVATRQTAGFPLLATAGQAGGAAAGTAAAGARPAANHGMLLAAGPRALLLEIGVEEMPPAEAVAARDQVESLLAKKLAEGRLAHGALTVTATPRRLVASVADVAAREADATRVVRGPKVTAAFRPDGTPTPAASGFARANSVEVAALARTTENGVEHLAVVRHERGRPATDALAPALAEVVRKLRASKNMRWNNPELSFTRPVRWVVALFGESVIPIEVAGLVSGRRTTLVRVAPGQASRAGIPATVELTGADAHAAAMDRAGILIDPAARRERIAAAATRLAAEAGGHVDLAAESRLLDEVSYLVEQPTPILGGFDPGYLELPEAVLTTVMRKHQRYLPVRAGSATGPDDAGRLLPRFVAVANGTVDVDAVRAGNEAVLRARFEDAAFFYRADLKTPLATMVGRLSRLTFTDKLGSMADRAGRIATLAATLAGRLTPGLAGADREVLRRASELVKFDLGSQMVIELTSLAGTMAHEYAQAAGEQPAVATALLEAELPRSAGGPLPATVPGALLALADRLDALVGLAATVGLPTGSSDPFAVRRAALGALAILRTRPELAGLSLRDALAASAAGQPVAVSAALLDETAAFLARRLELALVDEGFPVDHVRAVLPRADRPAYAERAARQLADLRGQADFRAVAAALDRARRIVPAGTAAGYDPARLAEPAERALHESAATLGAALAGLGNAPDLVSFTAAATPLVAPVDRFFDDILVMDPDPEVRATRLGLLATVRDLGTGVLDWAALAG; this is translated from the coding sequence ATGCAGGACGCACTCGCGCGCCTGGCCGCGTACTGGAGCGAGCAGGGCTGCCTGGTCGTGCAGCCGATGAACACCGAGGTCGGCGCCGGCACGCTGAACCCGGCGACCGCGCTGCGGGTGCTCGGCCCGGAGCCGTGGAAGGTCGCCTACGTCGAGCCGTCGGTCCGCCCCGACGACGCCCGCTACGGGGAGAACCCGAACCGGCTGCAGACCCACACCCAGTACCAGGTGATCCTCAAGCCGGAGCCGGGCAACCCCCAGGAGCTCTACTTGGGCTCACTGATCGCGCTGGGCGTCGACATCGAGGCCCACGACGTGCGTTTCGTCGAGGACAACTGGGCCTCGCCCGCGCTCGGCGCCTGGGGCCTGGGCTGGGAGGTCTGGCTCGACGGCCTGGAGATCACCCAGTTCACCTACTTCCAGCAGGCTGGTGGCCAGCCTCTGGACCCGCCGTCGGTCGAGATCACCTACGGCATGGAGCGCATCCTGATGGCGCTGCAGGGCGTGCGCCACTTCAAGGACATCCGCTATGCCCCTGGGTTCGCTTCCGGCGAAGGTGCGCCCGGCCTGTCGTACGGCGAGCTGTTCGGGCAGGCCGAGTACGAGATGTCGCGCTACTACCTGGACGACGCGGATGTCGCCGCGACCCGCGGGCTGCTCGACACCTTCGCGGCCGAGGCGGAACGGCTCGTCGAGGCCGGCCTGCCGGTGCCGGCCCATATCCACGTGCTGAAGATGAGCCACGCGTTCAACGTGCTCGACGCCCGCGGCGCGGTGTCGACCGCCGAGCGGGCCGTGGAGTTCGCCCGGATGCGCCGGCTGTCGGGCGCGGTCGCCCAGCTGTGGGTCGCGACCCGCCAGACCGCCGGCTTCCCACTGCTCGCCACCGCCGGCCAGGCTGGCGGCGCGGCCGCCGGCACGGCCGCGGCCGGCGCCCGTCCGGCGGCCAACCACGGCATGCTGCTCGCGGCCGGCCCGCGCGCCCTGCTGCTGGAGATCGGCGTCGAGGAGATGCCACCCGCCGAGGCGGTCGCCGCGCGCGACCAGGTCGAGTCGCTGCTGGCGAAGAAGCTCGCCGAGGGCCGGCTCGCGCACGGCGCCCTCACGGTGACGGCGACGCCGCGCCGGCTGGTCGCCTCCGTCGCCGACGTCGCGGCCCGCGAGGCGGACGCCACCAGGGTCGTGCGCGGCCCCAAGGTGACCGCCGCGTTCCGGCCGGACGGGACGCCGACGCCGGCCGCCAGCGGTTTCGCCCGGGCCAACAGCGTCGAGGTCGCCGCTCTGGCCAGGACCACGGAGAACGGCGTCGAGCACCTCGCGGTCGTCCGCCACGAGCGGGGCCGCCCGGCGACCGACGCGCTCGCGCCCGCCCTGGCCGAGGTCGTCCGCAAGCTGCGCGCCAGCAAGAACATGCGCTGGAACAACCCGGAGCTCAGCTTCACCCGCCCGGTCCGCTGGGTGGTCGCCCTGTTCGGCGAGTCCGTGATCCCGATCGAGGTGGCCGGGCTGGTCAGCGGGCGGCGGACCACCCTGGTCCGGGTCGCGCCCGGGCAGGCGAGCCGGGCCGGGATTCCCGCGACGGTCGAGCTGACCGGCGCCGACGCCCACGCCGCGGCGATGGACCGGGCCGGCATCCTCATCGACCCGGCAGCCCGCCGCGAGCGGATCGCCGCCGCCGCGACCCGGCTCGCCGCCGAGGCCGGCGGGCACGTGGACCTCGCCGCCGAGTCCCGCCTTCTCGACGAGGTCAGCTACCTGGTCGAGCAGCCGACCCCGATCCTCGGCGGCTTCGACCCCGGCTACCTGGAGCTGCCGGAGGCCGTGCTCACCACGGTGATGCGCAAGCACCAGCGGTACCTGCCGGTCCGGGCTGGCAGCGCCACCGGTCCGGACGATGCGGGTCGGCTGCTGCCGCGGTTCGTCGCCGTGGCCAACGGCACCGTCGACGTCGACGCCGTCCGGGCCGGCAACGAGGCGGTGCTGCGGGCCCGGTTCGAGGACGCGGCCTTCTTCTACCGGGCCGACCTGAAGACCCCGCTCGCGACGATGGTCGGGCGGCTGAGCCGGCTCACCTTCACTGACAAGCTCGGCTCGATGGCCGACCGAGCCGGGCGGATCGCGACGCTCGCCGCCACGCTCGCCGGCCGGCTCACCCCCGGCCTGGCCGGCGCCGACCGCGAGGTATTGCGCCGCGCCAGCGAGCTGGTGAAGTTCGACCTCGGCTCGCAGATGGTGATCGAGCTGACCAGCCTCGCCGGGACGATGGCCCACGAGTACGCGCAGGCCGCCGGCGAGCAGCCGGCCGTGGCGACCGCGCTGCTGGAGGCCGAGCTGCCCCGCTCCGCCGGCGGCCCGCTGCCGGCGACCGTCCCGGGGGCGCTGCTGGCGCTCGCCGACCGGCTGGACGCGCTGGTCGGGCTGGCCGCGACGGTCGGCCTGCCGACCGGCTCCAGCGACCCCTTCGCCGTCCGCCGCGCCGCGCTCGGCGCGCTCGCGATCCTGCGGACCCGCCCCGAGCTGGCCGGGCTGTCGCTGCGGGACGCGCTGGCCGCGTCGGCCGCCGGCCAGCCCGTCGCGGTGTCCGCCGCCCTGCTGGACGAGACCGCGGCCTTCCTGGCCCGGCGCCTGGAGCTCGCGCTCGTCGACGAGGGCTTCCCGGTCGACCACGTGCGGGCGGTCCTCCCGCGCGCCGACCGCCCGGCGTACGCCGAGCGCGCCGCGCGCCAGCTCGCCGACCTGCGCGGCCAGGCGGACTTCCGCGCGGTCGCCGCCGCCCTGGACCGGGCCCGCCGCATCGTCCCTGCCGGGACCGCCGCCGGCTACGACCCGGCCCGCCTGGCCGAGCCGGCCGAGCGGGCTCTGCACGAGAGCGCCGCCACGCTCGGCGCCGCCCTGGCCGGCCTCGGGAATGCCCCCGACCTGGTGTCGTTCACGGCGGCGGCCACGCCACTCGTCGCCCCCGTCGACCGGTTCTTCGACGACATCCTGGTCATGGACCCCGACCCGGAGGTCCGGGCGACCCGGCTGGGCCTGCTGGCCACCGTCCGGGACCTCGGGACCGGCGTCCTCGACTGGGCCGCCCTCGCCGGCTGA
- the adh gene encoding aldehyde dehydrogenase yields the protein MAVFARPGQPGSPVSYASRYDNIIGGEYTPPVQGRYFENPSPVTGETFTEIARSSAEDIELALDAAHAAAPAWGRTSVAERAVVLNKIADRMERNLEKLAVAESWDNGKPVRETLAADIPLAIDHFRYFAGAIRAQEGSLSEIDADTVAYHFHEPLGVVGQIIPWNFPILMAVWKLAPALAAGNAVVLKPAEQTPASINILWDLISDLVPPGVLNVVQGFGVEAGKPLASSSRIAKIAFTGETTTGRLIMQYASQNLIPVTLELGGKSPNIFFADVAAAEDDFHDKALEGFTMFALNQGEVCTCPSRALIQRSIYDDFLDKAAIRTKAVRQGNPLDTDTMIGAQASTDQLEKILSYIDIGRKEGARVVLGGERAELGGDLAGGYYVQPTIFSGDNGMRIFQEEIFGPVVSVAAFDEYADAIKIANDTLYGLGAGVWTRDTNTAYRAGREIKAGRVWTNCYHLYPAHAAFGGYKQSGIGRENHLAMLDHYQQTKNLLVSYSPKAMGFF from the coding sequence ATGGCCGTCTTCGCCCGTCCGGGGCAGCCCGGTTCACCCGTCAGCTACGCGTCACGCTACGACAACATCATTGGTGGCGAGTACACCCCGCCGGTCCAGGGCCGGTACTTCGAGAACCCGAGCCCGGTGACCGGCGAGACGTTCACCGAGATCGCCCGGTCGAGCGCCGAGGACATCGAGCTGGCGCTGGACGCCGCGCACGCCGCCGCGCCGGCCTGGGGCCGCACCTCCGTGGCCGAGCGCGCCGTCGTCCTGAACAAGATCGCCGACCGGATGGAGCGGAACCTCGAGAAGCTCGCCGTCGCGGAGAGCTGGGACAACGGCAAGCCGGTCCGGGAGACGCTGGCCGCGGACATCCCGCTGGCGATCGACCACTTCCGGTACTTCGCCGGGGCGATCCGTGCTCAGGAAGGGTCGCTGTCCGAGATCGACGCGGACACCGTCGCGTACCACTTCCATGAGCCGCTCGGCGTCGTCGGGCAGATCATCCCGTGGAACTTCCCGATCCTGATGGCGGTCTGGAAGCTCGCGCCCGCGCTCGCGGCGGGCAACGCCGTCGTGCTGAAGCCGGCCGAGCAGACCCCTGCCTCCATCAACATCCTTTGGGATCTCATCAGCGACCTGGTCCCGCCGGGCGTGCTGAACGTGGTGCAGGGCTTTGGCGTGGAGGCGGGCAAGCCGCTCGCGTCGTCGAGCCGGATCGCCAAGATCGCGTTCACCGGTGAGACGACGACCGGTCGGCTGATCATGCAGTACGCCAGCCAGAACCTGATCCCCGTGACGCTGGAGCTCGGCGGCAAGAGCCCGAACATCTTCTTCGCCGACGTGGCCGCCGCCGAGGACGACTTCCACGACAAGGCGCTCGAGGGCTTCACCATGTTCGCCCTCAACCAGGGCGAGGTCTGCACCTGCCCGAGCCGGGCGCTGATCCAGCGCTCGATCTACGACGACTTCCTGGACAAGGCAGCCATCCGCACCAAGGCCGTTCGCCAGGGCAACCCACTCGATACGGACACCATGATCGGCGCCCAGGCCAGCACCGACCAGCTGGAGAAGATCCTCTCCTACATCGACATCGGCAGGAAGGAGGGCGCCAGGGTGGTGCTCGGCGGCGAGCGGGCCGAGCTCGGCGGGGACCTCGCCGGCGGCTACTACGTCCAGCCGACGATCTTCTCGGGCGACAACGGGATGCGGATCTTCCAGGAGGAGATCTTCGGCCCGGTCGTCTCCGTCGCGGCGTTCGACGAGTACGCCGACGCCATCAAGATTGCCAACGACACCCTCTACGGCCTCGGCGCCGGGGTGTGGACCCGCGACACGAACACGGCCTACCGTGCGGGCCGCGAGATCAAGGCGGGCCGGGTCTGGACGAACTGCTACCACCTCTACCCGGCGCACGCGGCGTTCGGCGGGTACAAGCAGTCCGGCATCGGGCGGGAGAACCACCTCGCGATGCTCGACCACTACCAGCAGACCAAGAACCTGCTGGTCTCCTACTCCCCGAAGGCGATGGGCTTCTTCTAG
- a CDS encoding DUF779 domain-containing protein, whose amino-acid sequence MGQVRRVDATPAAAAMLRSLTAAHGPLMIHQSGGCCDGSSPMCYPRGEFLVGDGDVLLGVLDLDDTASLAEPAALAGLPGRVPGSADWPDDPGPTGATVPVYIGGAQFAYWSHTRLTIDLVRGRGGGFSLEAPEGYRFLTRSRLFTEDETEALEAAGPPARGPLVS is encoded by the coding sequence ATGGGCCAGGTTCGTAGGGTCGACGCGACGCCGGCCGCCGCCGCGATGCTCCGGTCGCTGACGGCGGCGCACGGCCCGCTGATGATCCACCAGTCCGGCGGGTGCTGTGACGGTTCCTCGCCGATGTGCTACCCGCGCGGGGAGTTCCTCGTCGGGGACGGGGACGTCCTGCTCGGCGTCCTCGACCTCGACGACACCGCCAGCCTCGCCGAGCCGGCGGCCCTGGCCGGTCTACCGGGCCGAGTCCCCGGCTCGGCGGACTGGCCGGACGACCCGGGCCCGACCGGCGCGACGGTGCCGGTCTACATCGGCGGCGCCCAGTTCGCGTACTGGTCGCACACCCGGCTCACGATCGACCTGGTCCGCGGCCGTGGCGGCGGCTTCAGTCTCGAGGCCCCGGAGGGCTACCGGTTCCTGACCCGGTCCCGCCTGTTCACCGAGGACGAGACCGAGGCACTGGAGGCAGCGGGACCGCCGGCCCGCGGCCCGCTCGTGTCCTGA